The Glycine soja cultivar W05 chromosome 6, ASM419377v2, whole genome shotgun sequence genome has a window encoding:
- the LOC114415550 gene encoding calcineurin B-like protein 7 isoform X1, giving the protein MGCYCSTSKKTEAQGYEEPTVLASVTPCEYHDPSLNVTVSEVEALHELYKKLSNSIIEDGLIHREEFQLALFRNKNKKNLFADRIFDLFDLKRNGVIEFGEFVRSLGVFHPNAALEDKITFAFRLYDLRQTGFIEREELKEMVLALLHESDLELSDDMIETIVDKTFSDADINGDGRIDQDEWKAFVSKHPSLIKNMTLPYLKDITLAFPSFVTGTDIEESEM; this is encoded by the exons ATGGGCTGCTACTGTTCAACTTCAAAGAAAACCGAAGCACAAGGTTATGAGGAACCCACTGTTCTTGCATCTGTGACACCTTGTGAGTACCATGATCCATCATTGAATG TTACTGTTAGTGAAGTAGAGGCCTTGCATGAACTCTACAAGAAGTTGAGCAATTCAATTATTGAAGATGGTCTTATTCACAGG GAAGAATTCCAGCTGGCACTATTCAggaataaaaacaagaaaaatctgtTTGCAGATAGG ATTTTTGACTTATTTGATCTCAAGCGCAACGGGGTCATTGAGTTTGGGGAATTTGTTCGATCACTGGGTGTTTTTCACCCAAATGCAGCATTAGAAGACAAGATTACCT TTGCTTTTAGGTTGTATGATCTGAGGCAGACAGGGTTTATTGAACGAGAGGAG TTAAAGGAGATGGTATTGGCACTTTTGCATGAGTCGGATCTTGAGCTTTCAGATGATATGATTGAAACCATTGTGGATAAG ACTTTTAGTGATGCTGATATAAACGGTGATGGAAGGATCGATCAAGATGAATGGAAAGCATTTGTGTCCAAGCATCCATCCTTGATAAAGAATATGACACTTCCATATCTGAA GGATATTACCTTGGCTTTTCCCAGTTTTGTCACAGGAACGGATATTGAAGAGTCAGAGATGTGA
- the LOC114415550 gene encoding calcineurin B-like protein 4 isoform X2 yields MGCYCSTSKKTEAQGYEEPTVLASVTPFTVSEVEALHELYKKLSNSIIEDGLIHREEFQLALFRNKNKKNLFADRIFDLFDLKRNGVIEFGEFVRSLGVFHPNAALEDKITFAFRLYDLRQTGFIEREELKEMVLALLHESDLELSDDMIETIVDKTFSDADINGDGRIDQDEWKAFVSKHPSLIKNMTLPYLKDITLAFPSFVTGTDIEESEM; encoded by the exons ATGGGCTGCTACTGTTCAACTTCAAAGAAAACCGAAGCACAAGGTTATGAGGAACCCACTGTTCTTGCATCTGTGACACCTT TTACTGTTAGTGAAGTAGAGGCCTTGCATGAACTCTACAAGAAGTTGAGCAATTCAATTATTGAAGATGGTCTTATTCACAGG GAAGAATTCCAGCTGGCACTATTCAggaataaaaacaagaaaaatctgtTTGCAGATAGG ATTTTTGACTTATTTGATCTCAAGCGCAACGGGGTCATTGAGTTTGGGGAATTTGTTCGATCACTGGGTGTTTTTCACCCAAATGCAGCATTAGAAGACAAGATTACCT TTGCTTTTAGGTTGTATGATCTGAGGCAGACAGGGTTTATTGAACGAGAGGAG TTAAAGGAGATGGTATTGGCACTTTTGCATGAGTCGGATCTTGAGCTTTCAGATGATATGATTGAAACCATTGTGGATAAG ACTTTTAGTGATGCTGATATAAACGGTGATGGAAGGATCGATCAAGATGAATGGAAAGCATTTGTGTCCAAGCATCCATCCTTGATAAAGAATATGACACTTCCATATCTGAA GGATATTACCTTGGCTTTTCCCAGTTTTGTCACAGGAACGGATATTGAAGAGTCAGAGATGTGA